The Gossypium hirsutum isolate 1008001.06 chromosome D03, Gossypium_hirsutum_v2.1, whole genome shotgun sequence genomic interval GTTTCGAGTATAAAATTCGTTTCACAGTTGATTTGAAAAGAGCTCCTCTGCCTTTCAGTTTTGGGACAATACCAGTAGACCTCAACTCAACTCAAGGTACTCTcgctttttctcttttcttctctgttTAACTTTATCTTTAATGTCGATGAAAATCTTCGTTAAGGAAATTGTGCTGCAAAAATGGTATATGTGGGACATAAGTTTGGTTTCCGAGAAAGggaaattgaagaaaaacaaaaaagcaCGTTAAGCTAttggttcttcttcttttttctttgagGACAACGGAAATAAATCCGAATAAAAGCAAAAACGATGTTTCTTTAGCTTTGGTTCTTTTGGCCTAAATTAATAAAGCTTTTCTTGATGAATAAATCAATCAATCAAGCtttatagtaaatttttttaataaaattctcaGCAACCAAAATGCGTAGAGAGTAATTAAGatgtattatttgttatttaattttctgTTGATAAATTTGGTCGATGTTGAGTTTCCTGAAATTGAATCTTAGATAGGCTAGTTAAGTTGGTAAAGGCAATGACATGATATTTATACTGAACTCTTTTTTAAGTGCTCATATAATCGAAAGAAATGAGCACTGTAGTTCATAGAACTCCAAAATCGGGGAGACAGTCATTGTTTTACCAAGATTTGGCGTCACCGATCTCTGCCCGGAGAGGGAAATTCTCTAGTCCTGGTCAAGCGGCTGCTGTTTCAGCTTTATGGCAGGAGAATTTTGGAAGTTCAGATCTTCCACCTCCTCCTATGTACACCTTGGAGGACCGTTCAGATTTTTCTCCTGAATCTCGTATACTGGATTATCCTATGTCTCCCGAAATCAAGTCAGACCCAAAAAGCCCAGTTCAAAGTTCTGGACATGACTTCTCAACTCCAGCAAAGAGCAAGTCAGGGGCTAGCACTTCATTCGCTATACTTAATGGGCAGCAGAATCAGCAGAGCCCAGCAAGTTTGAGTTGGTGGTCACCCGCAAAGAATAGTAGTAGTAATGAGCAGGATGACAAGGGAAAGGGTTCTCCTGTTGAGGGTGTCGTTCAACCTGGTGCTCTTATCACACTTCCGCCTCCGAGGGAAGTTGCTAGGCCTGAGATACAAAGAAATTCTGTACCTGCAGGCAATCTGGATGAGGAAGAATGGGTTACAGTTTATGGGTATGCTCCTTGCTACTTCCTTGTTCTACTTAATAATTGGCATGTTTGTCTTGTGGTCTTCTAGCAATTTCTGGAGTAAATATTTCTTGTATTATTTAAGCAGCCACTTCTCTGCATTTTGAAtccctttttatcatttttcacattGCCAAATTTTTACCCATTTATGTCAGGTAAAATTGTAATTGTTTAGATGTTGTTTGCTTAAATGTTGTAGGAACTGGTATTGTCTAATTTCTTTATTGACAATAGTACACTTCTTTCTTGGTTTCTTTGGGTACTATCCTCTGAACTGCTATTTGCAACTTCTAACCTTGTATAACTCAGCAGCGATTTGAACTTATAACTTCCTTGGTGGTGACTTCCATCTCTTCATGTTTCTCTGTTTAGTAGATCAAACTTAACCTAAACATTTGGGTTAAACTCATGGTACAGTCATGTTCTTATATGTATGCAAGACCTGACTTCAATATTCGCTTTCTTTCCAGATTTTCTCCTGCTGATACAAATTTAGTTTTGCGAGAGTTTGAAAAGTGTGGTGTGATATTGAAGCATGTTCCTGGTCCAAGGGATGCTAACTGGATGCACATTCTCTATCTGGTAAATCTTCTTTCTCACAATCCGAAATACTACCTGTTAATGCTATTTCGTTACAAGTTTTAATTTTCTCTGGTTATCTATCTTGTTGGTCCCTTTTTGCAGACTTTTGTTCATTTTGTGTTCTTTATTTGTTGCATGCATGCTATCCATGCTTGTGGAATTGGTATGTAATCCTAATGATAGAAAAAGTAATCCAGCTGGATGTTAATATAAAAGAGGATTGCTGTTCACTGAGAAATAAGTTCGAACATAAATTTCTGACCCTTCTGTGGTTTAAACATATTGCCTTCCTCGATCAAAGCTGGAATCGTATTGGCTAAATATCTCTATGGATTTTGCTGAAACCCAAACCTGATAGAACTTTTGCTTTTCGAAGATGGGCTGTGATCTTTTGATCTTATTTATGTGTTTAGTTTAGATTTTAGCAAaatgtattttcatttttttgataaaGTCTAATAGTTGCTTTTGTTTTTTGGTGCAGAACCGATCTGATGCTCAGAGAGCTCTCAGCAAGAATGGAATGCAAATTAATGGAGCACTAATAATCGGTGTGAAGCCAGTAGATCCGATGCAACGTGAGGCTCtaaatgaaagaattaataatCAGGGTTTCATGACTTTGCCTCCACCATCAAGTGGAACACCAGAGCTGAGCAATTTCCGACCATCTCGCCCATACTATCTTCAAAATGGCAATACCAATGCACGACAATCAGGAAGCGCTGCTATTGCAAACCCTACAAAATCACTAGGGACCAAAATCATGGAATACATGTTTggatattagaaaaataaaaagctGTTTTTGGTCACTCACATGCCCTTTGTTCTATTTCATAATTGTTGGATGGTGTTCCTTCTAGATATTCATGGAGGACATACGGTTATGTCCTGAACAAAGGGAAATGCAATTGATTGTGTTGTAATTGCAGTTGTAAAAGACTAGAAAACCAAGTGTCTTGAACTTTTGGTTTGATACGATTCAAAAGTGCGTGAgctatataattcaatttttgcTTTGATACAATCTTTGGAATAATTTTGGCTAAGTTGGTGAAATGTGCATGCCTTTACATTTATAGTGACGAGCCTGATACCTTATGTTAGTGTTTCCCCAAAAATGGGGACTTCACTCCCACCCAAATTGAGGTTTTTTTCTTTGGGGATGTACCCACGAGATATTGCTTGTCTCATGGTTAGTGACAATTACTCATTGTGTGCGAGGCATCCTGAAACAGCGGAACACCTATTCCGGCATTGTGAAATCAGCAAGACATGTTGGAATCTGAGTAGTAACTGGTATCAGTCGCAAAAATCATTGCTATATTGAAATGAAAGTTTTCACAAGAATCATCTGATACCTATGTATatgatattttattctttattctggGAAATTTGGCTTTTGGGGATGTTATGATTGGAACcggaaatccaagatagaaaggAGAAGCAGAAATcaagaaaagaagaggaaaatCAGAGGAGAAAAGTGTGCTGACAGTTTTCCATTCCTAACCAATACTGCAATTACATGATATATaaggaaaagaaatgaaatatCTGGTAGTTAggaataatagaaaaacaaacaaTACGGTCATCCCTTGAAATGCTCTATTTCACTTAAACTTGATGTGCACCGTTTCACTAACTTGTTCTCGATATTGACCTTTAGCCTAATTAAAATTAGCCCAATTGTTTCTTAATTTGACCCACTTTCCTCCTCGAAAAAGatccttgtcctcaaggatcTATATGAGGGTAAATCTCCTTCAACTATTGTAAGGATTCCCATGTTGCATCCTCTGGAAAGGAATTCTACTAAAACTTCAGTTGTGGCCACATTTCCATGCTTCACCATCCTTTTGTCCAAAATTATGATAGGCTCTTTAGCGCAAGTTCCATGGTTGTTCACCATTGGCGGAGAGGCTTGGACAGGAGCAGCTCCAACATGTTTCTTAAGCTGAGAAACATGAAAAGTAGGATGTACTCGAGATCCTTGGGGTACCTGCAGTTTATATGCTACCTTTCCAACCTTACCTTCCACCTTGTAAGGGCTAAAATACTTGGAAGCTAATTCCTAGTTGATGAACCTTCTCA includes:
- the LOC107950618 gene encoding nuclear pore complex protein NUP35 translates to MSTVVHRTPKSGRQSLFYQDLASPISARRGKFSSPGQAAAVSALWQENFGSSDLPPPPMYTLEDRSDFSPESRILDYPMSPEIKSDPKSPVQSSGHDFSTPAKSKSGASTSFAILNGQQNQQSPASLSWWSPAKNSSSNEQDDKGKGSPVEGVVQPGALITLPPPREVARPEIQRNSVPAGNLDEEEWVTVYGFSPADTNLVLREFEKCGVILKHVPGPRDANWMHILYLNRSDAQRALSKNGMQINGALIIGVKPVDPMQREALNERINNQGFMTLPPPSSGTPELSNFRPSRPYYLQNGNTNARQSGSAAIANPTKSLGTKIMEYMFGY